Proteins encoded by one window of Glycine soja cultivar W05 chromosome 15, ASM419377v2, whole genome shotgun sequence:
- the LOC114386119 gene encoding uncharacterized protein LOC114386119, with protein sequence MRRFLVDRASIENVNVETNELSNILQRKDLNIVNAMELVDVVKARLGTMRESGWNNFFADVQGFCVAKSILVPNMDDEIPVRGRSRAEGRTITNLHHYRAEIFYVAIDKICVEMDHRFSEGSNIILDCFSCLDPKNSFSKFDVDKLARLADIYHADFSDDDRGTIRDQLETYVLQVRRNASFSTCEDVQSLAMKMVQTEKHLVFPLVYKLIELALILPVSTTSVERAFSAMKIIKSKLRNKINDVWFNDLMVCYTEREIFKSLDDIDIIRTSTAKKSRKGHLPRNFI encoded by the exons ATGAGGAGATTTTTGGTTGATAGAGCAAGTATTGAGAATGTGAATGTT GAAACAAACGAGCTTTCAAATATATTGCAAAGAAAAGATCTTAATATTGTGAATGCCATGGAATTAGTTGATGTTGTCAAAGCTCGGTTGGGCACAATGAGAGAGAGTGgctggaataatttttttgccgATGTCCAAGGATTTTGTGTTGCTAAAAGTATTCTGGTACCAAATATGGATGACGAAATACCAGTTCGGGGTCGTTCAAGAGCAGAAGGGAGGACTATCACTAATCTTCATCATTACCGTGCAGAGATTTTTTATGTTGCTATTGATAAAATATGTGTGGAGATGGATCACCGCTTTAGTGAAGGAAGTAACATTATACTTGATTGCTTCTCATGTCTTGACCCCAAGAACTCTTTCTCCAAGTTTGATGTTGATAAGCTTGCTCGTCTTGCTGATATTTATCATGCAGACTTTTCTGATGATGACCGAGGAACAATTAGGGATCAACTTGAAACTTATGTGCTTCAAGTGAGAAGAAATGCTTCTTTTTCCACTTGTGAAGATGTTCAAAGTTTGGCTATGAAGATGGTTCAAACTGAGAAACATTTGGTATTTCCATTGGTTTATAAACTTATTGAGCTAGCTTTGATATTGCCGGTGTCGACAACATCCGTTGAAAGAGCTTTTTCAGCAATGAAGATTATCAAGTCTAAATTGCGCAATAAGATCAACGATGTGTGGTTCAATGACTTGATGGTATGTTACACCGAGCGGGAGATATTCAAGTCActtgatgatattgatattattCGAACATCTACCGCAAAGAAGTCTCGGAAAGGACACTTGCCtcgtaattttatttaa